In the Euphorbia lathyris chromosome 5, ddEupLath1.1, whole genome shotgun sequence genome, one interval contains:
- the LOC136229625 gene encoding nicotianamine aminotransferase 1-like isoform X1: protein MENGSKKWGFQANNDLATVSAVTVRGVLNALMANLNKEDDRAVIPLGHGDPSAFPCFRTASISEDAIVDALKSAKYNCYSPTVGILPARRAIADYLNRDLPYQLSPDDVFITLGCTQAIEVSIAVLSRPGANILLPRPGFPYYEALAARFKLEVRHFDLLAERGFEVDLEAVEAQADENTVAMVIINPGNPCGNVYTHEHLKNVAETAKKAGILVIADEVYAHLAFGSNPFVPMGVFGSIVPVLTLGSISKRWIVPGWRLGWLVAADPNGILKKSGVIDSIINYLNISSDPATFIQGAIPQILEKTGKDFFVRIINLLREAADLCYDRIQDIPCITCPTKPKGSMFIMTKLDLSQLEGIKDDFDFCLKLAKEESVIVLPGVCLGTKNWLRLTFAVEPLSLEVGLERIKAFCERHANKL, encoded by the exons ATGGAGAACGGATCGAAAAAATGGGGATTTCAGGCCAACAATGACCTCGCCACTGTCTCTGCAGTAACTGTTCGTGGTGTCCTCAACGCGTTAATGGCGAATCTCAATAAAGAAGACGATAGAGCAGTTATTCCTCTCGGCCATGGCGATCCTTCTGCCTTCCCTTGCTTCCGTACCGCTTCTATATCCGAAGACGCCATTGTCGATGCTCTCAAGTCTGCCAAGTATAATTGCTACTCTCCAACTGTTGGTATTCTTCCTGCTAGGAG GGCTATTGCAGATTATCTTAACCGAGACCTGCCTTACCAGTTATCTCCAGATGATGTTTTCATTACACTTGGATGCACACAAGCTATTGAAGTCTCAATTGCGGTTCTAAGTCGACCTGGAGCTAACATTCTATTACCAAGACCAGGTTTCCCATACTATGAAGCCCTTGCTGCACGGTTTAAACTTGAGGTTCGCCATTTTGATCTTCTAGCAGAAAGGGGCTTTGAAGTTGATCTTGAAGCTGTTGAGGCTCAAGCAGATGAAAATACTGTTGCCATGGTTATCATCAACCCTGGAAATCCTTGTGGAAATGTCTACACCCATGAACATTTGAAGAAT GTTGCAGAGACAGCTAAAAAGGCTGGAATTTTGGTGATTGCTGATGAAGTATATGCTCATCTCGCATTTGGGAGTAACCCATTTGTGCCAATGGGAGTGTTTGGTTCAATTGTGCCTGTCCTTACGCTTGGCTCCATATCAAAGAGATGGATTGTTCCTGGTTGGAGACTTGGCTGGCTTGTTGCTGCTGATCCCAATGGCATCCTCAAAAAATCTGGG GTTATTGATTCAATAATTAACTATCTCAACATCTCCTCTGATCCTGCCACTTTCATTCAG GGTGCAATTCCACAAATCCTGGAGAAAACGGGGAAGGATTTCTTTGTGAGAATTATTAACTTACTGAGAGAGGCTGCAGATTTGTGCTATGACAGGATTCAGGACATCCCTTGCATCACTTGTCCTACAAAACCAAAAGGTTCTATGTTTATAATG ACAAAACTTGATTTGTCACAATTGGAAGGCATTAAGGATGACTTCGACTTCTGTCTCAAGCTCGCTAAAGAGGAATCAGTCATTGTTCTACCAG GGGTTTGTCTGGGTACAAAGAATTGGCTTCGCTTAACTTTTGCCGTTGAACCTTTATCTCTTGAAGTAGGGCTTGAGAGGATAAAAGCTTTTTGTGAAAGGCATGCCAACAAGCTCTGA
- the LOC136229625 gene encoding nicotianamine aminotransferase 1-like isoform X2, which produces MENGSKKWGFQANNDLATVSAVTVRGVLNALMANLNKEDDRAVIPLGHGDPSAFPCFRTASISEDAIVDALKSAKYNCYSPTVGILPARRAIADYLNRDLPYQLSPDDVFITLGCTQAIEVSIAVLSRPGANILLPRPGFPYYEALAARFKLEVRHFDLLAERGFEVDLEAVEAQADENTVAMVIINPGNPCGNVYTHEHLKNVAETAKKAGILVIADEVYAHLAFGSNPFVPMGVFGSIVPVLTLGSISKRWIVPGWRLGWLVAADPNGILKKSGVIDSIINYLNISSDPATFIQGAIPQILEKTGKDFFVRIINLLREAADLCYDRIQDIPCITCPTKPKGSMFIMTKLDLSQLEGIKDDFDFCLKLAKEESVIVLPGLERIKAFCERHANKL; this is translated from the exons ATGGAGAACGGATCGAAAAAATGGGGATTTCAGGCCAACAATGACCTCGCCACTGTCTCTGCAGTAACTGTTCGTGGTGTCCTCAACGCGTTAATGGCGAATCTCAATAAAGAAGACGATAGAGCAGTTATTCCTCTCGGCCATGGCGATCCTTCTGCCTTCCCTTGCTTCCGTACCGCTTCTATATCCGAAGACGCCATTGTCGATGCTCTCAAGTCTGCCAAGTATAATTGCTACTCTCCAACTGTTGGTATTCTTCCTGCTAGGAG GGCTATTGCAGATTATCTTAACCGAGACCTGCCTTACCAGTTATCTCCAGATGATGTTTTCATTACACTTGGATGCACACAAGCTATTGAAGTCTCAATTGCGGTTCTAAGTCGACCTGGAGCTAACATTCTATTACCAAGACCAGGTTTCCCATACTATGAAGCCCTTGCTGCACGGTTTAAACTTGAGGTTCGCCATTTTGATCTTCTAGCAGAAAGGGGCTTTGAAGTTGATCTTGAAGCTGTTGAGGCTCAAGCAGATGAAAATACTGTTGCCATGGTTATCATCAACCCTGGAAATCCTTGTGGAAATGTCTACACCCATGAACATTTGAAGAAT GTTGCAGAGACAGCTAAAAAGGCTGGAATTTTGGTGATTGCTGATGAAGTATATGCTCATCTCGCATTTGGGAGTAACCCATTTGTGCCAATGGGAGTGTTTGGTTCAATTGTGCCTGTCCTTACGCTTGGCTCCATATCAAAGAGATGGATTGTTCCTGGTTGGAGACTTGGCTGGCTTGTTGCTGCTGATCCCAATGGCATCCTCAAAAAATCTGGG GTTATTGATTCAATAATTAACTATCTCAACATCTCCTCTGATCCTGCCACTTTCATTCAG GGTGCAATTCCACAAATCCTGGAGAAAACGGGGAAGGATTTCTTTGTGAGAATTATTAACTTACTGAGAGAGGCTGCAGATTTGTGCTATGACAGGATTCAGGACATCCCTTGCATCACTTGTCCTACAAAACCAAAAGGTTCTATGTTTATAATG ACAAAACTTGATTTGTCACAATTGGAAGGCATTAAGGATGACTTCGACTTCTGTCTCAAGCTCGCTAAAGAGGAATCAGTCATTGTTCTACCAG GGCTTGAGAGGATAAAAGCTTTTTGTGAAAGGCATGCCAACAAGCTCTGA